A window of Candidatus Tumulicola sp. genomic DNA:
GAACGCCGACGTCGTCGCGCGTTATCACTGCGAGTTCGTTGCTGCGTTGCGAGTAGAGCGCATCGTCGACGCGCACTTTGATACGTTCGAGATAGTCGATGGTTCGGCCGGGCGAAAACGACTCTAACACGTCGGCGGCGCTGAACAAGGCGAGGTCGGCGACTTGACCGCCGACCGTATCGATGATTGCAAGCGTGTCACCGCGACGCAGCTGCACCGCAGTGCCGGTTTTGGGCGCTAGGAGTGTTGTTGGGGACGAAACGGGCATTTCCAGTCATCCTCCGTCGCGCGGCCTGCGTACTGGCGCGCCTCACTGCGGGTTCCGAATTCGCGAAGTTCGGGATTTAGCGATCCTTGCAGCGTGAGTTCGCGTTTGCGAACGGCCGTTACGATGCGATCGAAGTCTCCCGTTTGTCGGGCGGTGTCGAACTGGTCGTGCGAGTTGAACGCGAGGGCCGGCATGAAGAACCGTCGCGACGTGCGAGACGCGTTAGGATGCATGCCGACGATAAAAAATGCGGTTCCTGCGAAGCTGAATGAGAATTGTGGGTTTGCGGGATCGCTGGCTACGGACGCGTTGTACGGATTGTGGCGCGCGTCGAGTTCGTGGAGACGTTGTAGAATGCGCCAGAGATTGCGTTCGAACCAGCGTTCGTCGCCGCAGCTGAGTTCCTCGAACGTGGCGACAAATGTGGCGTAGCGTGAGTGTATGGACGGGCGCTCGGCCACGAAGGCCGCGAGGTCTCTTGCGACGCCTTCTATCGCTTCGGAGGGTGCGAAGCCGGGATAATAGCCGAAGCGGTAACCGCCGGCAGTTACGGCGGCCTTTGCAGCCACGCACGAGCAGTTGTCGCTTTGTACGAACGCGCGCAGCGATGCATCGGTAATGCGAGCGCGAGGCGATGGCTCGCGTCGATCGATCAGCCGCGTGAGCGTGTCGTTTTCGAAGGCGCTGTAGTTGCTGAACCTGCGCGCTGCCGCCGATACGAACGGTGAGGATATAGTGTATTCGTCGAGCGGAGTATCGGCGTTCACGGTGTGTTTCTTGTCAGGCGTGCGGGTGGTGTTGCGGCATCGCGAATCACGTTCCCAGCGTAGCGAATGCCGCCGCGGGAAACGCGTTGGTAGATGGCGATCCACGCGCATAGTCCGCGTTCTACCAGCCAGAGCGGGGCGGCGGCGACGCTCCAGAGTGAGAAGTGCGCCCAGGCACCGTCGCGGAGCCAACCGGCGAATGCGAGAGCGATTCCGGCGATCGCTAGCGCTTCAGCGACGGCGGGCGCTTTTAGCAGCACTGAGGCGCAGAGTAGTGGGATAATGGTTAGCGCTACGGCGAGTCGCGCGGGCCGCGCGAATTCGTCGTAAGCTTGGCGCACGCGCTGGCTCCAGTATTGCTGGGACGTTGGGGCTAGACGGCGCACGAAGATGTCGCGAGCGACACGCTCTCTCCCGCCGTTGGCGCGGATGGTT
This region includes:
- the gntA gene encoding guanitoxin biosynthesis heme-dependent pre-guanitoxin N-hydroxylase GntA, with amino-acid sequence MNADTPLDEYTISSPFVSAAARRFSNYSAFENDTLTRLIDRREPSPRARITDASLRAFVQSDNCSCVAAKAAVTAGGYRFGYYPGFAPSEAIEGVARDLAAFVAERPSIHSRYATFVATFEELSCGDERWFERNLWRILQRLHELDARHNPYNASVASDPANPQFSFSFAGTAFFIVGMHPNASRTSRRFFMPALAFNSHDQFDTARQTGDFDRIVTAVRKRELTLQGSLNPELREFGTRSEARQYAGRATEDDWKCPFRPQQHS